Proteins encoded by one window of Clostridium perfringens:
- a CDS encoding MgtC/SapB family protein — MGLTLSFKDIIIRLLLATIVGGVIGYEREYHNRAAGFRTQILVCVGAAIVSLIEIRLGQDVFEAIKDNYYIRSVIKIDYARLGAQVISGIGFLGAGTILQNKGSVKGLTTAASLWVVACLGLAIGMGYYNLGILGFLFIFLTLVSLKKFQSKFITKAGEKCFEIIYEKDSQVLEFIDKIFTQKGVKIKSIEFLGRNNNEAAQYKNAIYRVELPNYIEVGEIINKLSINDGIIKISEYNDI; from the coding sequence ATGGGATTAACTTTAAGTTTTAAAGATATAATTATAAGGTTGTTATTAGCAACAATAGTTGGAGGGGTTATAGGTTATGAAAGAGAGTATCACAATAGAGCTGCTGGATTTAGAACACAAATATTAGTTTGTGTAGGCGCAGCTATAGTTTCTTTAATAGAAATAAGATTAGGTCAGGATGTGTTCGAAGCCATAAAAGATAATTATTATATAAGAAGTGTAATAAAAATTGATTATGCTAGATTGGGAGCTCAGGTCATTTCGGGAATTGGCTTTTTGGGCGCAGGAACAATATTACAAAACAAAGGATCAGTAAAAGGGTTAACAACTGCTGCATCACTATGGGTTGTGGCTTGTCTTGGTTTAGCTATTGGTATGGGGTATTATAACTTAGGCATTTTAGGGTTTTTATTTATATTCTTAACCTTAGTAAGCTTAAAGAAGTTTCAATCTAAATTTATAACCAAGGCTGGAGAAAAATGTTTTGAAATAATATATGAGAAAGATTCACAAGTTTTAGAGTTTATAGATAAGATTTTCACTCAAAAAGGTGTAAAGATAAAAAGCATAGAGTTTTTGGGGAGAAATAACAATGAAGCTGCACAATATAAAAATGCTATATATAGAGTTGAATTACCTAACTATATAGAAGTTGGTGAAATAATAAATAAATTAAGTATAAATGATGGAATTATAAAAATAAGTGAATATAATGACATATAA
- the glsA gene encoding glutaminase A, producing the protein MDINLDALVEANRKYTKEGHVATYIPALAKVNPDQLGVCIYDLKENKEFSAGEYDVRFAIESISKVPTLILAILDNGIEKVFSEVGTEPSGFAFNSIMNMQINHKNKPSNPFINAGAIKVVSLLKGKNDEERFKRILDFYRKIMNDDEITLDTEIYLSERETGDINRSLAYYMKGNGIMEGDVTDILDSYFKQCSVLVTAKDLARLGAVLANEGVMPWNGERLFSVETATVVKSLMTTYGLYDESGAFSVHIGLPSKSGVGGGILSSVPNKCGIGLFSPALDVPGNSVASMKLLKEIADKLKLDIFR; encoded by the coding sequence ATGGATATAAATTTAGATGCTTTAGTAGAAGCTAATAGAAAATATACAAAAGAAGGACATGTAGCTACATATATTCCAGCCCTTGCAAAGGTAAATCCAGATCAATTAGGTGTTTGTATTTATGATTTAAAAGAAAATAAAGAGTTTTCAGCTGGAGAATATGATGTTAGATTTGCAATTGAAAGCATATCAAAGGTTCCTACATTAATATTAGCTATATTAGATAATGGAATAGAAAAAGTATTTTCAGAAGTTGGAACAGAACCTTCTGGATTTGCTTTTAATTCAATTATGAATATGCAAATAAATCATAAAAATAAACCATCAAACCCATTTATTAATGCAGGAGCTATTAAAGTAGTATCCTTACTTAAAGGAAAAAATGATGAAGAACGTTTTAAAAGAATTTTAGATTTTTATAGAAAGATTATGAATGATGATGAAATTACTTTAGATACTGAAATATATTTATCAGAAAGAGAAACAGGTGATATAAACAGATCTCTTGCTTATTATATGAAGGGTAATGGAATCATGGAAGGTGATGTTACTGATATTTTGGATTCATACTTTAAACAATGTTCAGTTTTAGTTACAGCTAAGGATTTAGCAAGATTAGGTGCTGTATTAGCTAATGAAGGGGTTATGCCTTGGAATGGTGAAAGATTATTTTCTGTAGAAACAGCTACTGTTGTTAAATCATTAATGACTACTTATGGATTATATGATGAATCAGGAGCTTTTTCAGTTCATATTGGACTACCATCTAAAAGTGGTGTAGGAGGAGGAATACTATCTTCAGTTCCTAATAAATGTGGTATAGGATTATTTAGTCCAGCCTTAGATGTACCAGGAAATAGTGTTGCTAGTATGAAACTTCTAAAGGAAATAGCAGATAAATTAAAATTAGATATATTTAGATAG
- a CDS encoding isochorismatase family cysteine hydrolase, with protein sequence MDTKELLLSESNEMISGIYERLQSLESLDLKSLDKNRTMLLIVDINKGFAKEGALYSDRIEKLISPISNLANYALNSGIRVKAFTDYHTEDSIELKAYPKHCMKDTDEWELVDELNLEGIEVIKKNSTNGFLEENFILNKEEIDNVIIVGDCTDICIYQLAISLRAEFNRVNKDGEIYVPKKLVDTFDMPMHKANFMNYVFLNSMLDNGVKVIEDIILD encoded by the coding sequence GTGGATACTAAAGAACTATTATTAAGTGAAAGTAATGAAATGATAAGTGGAATTTATGAAAGACTTCAATCTTTAGAAAGTTTAGATTTAAAAAGTTTAGATAAGAATAGAACAATGCTTTTAATAGTTGATATAAATAAAGGATTTGCTAAAGAAGGAGCTTTATATAGTGATAGAATAGAGAAGTTAATAAGTCCAATAAGCAATTTAGCAAATTATGCTTTAAATAGTGGAATAAGAGTTAAAGCCTTTACTGATTATCATACAGAAGACTCAATAGAATTAAAAGCATATCCTAAGCATTGTATGAAAGATACAGATGAATGGGAACTTGTTGATGAGTTGAACTTAGAGGGAATAGAAGTTATAAAGAAAAATTCAACAAATGGATTTTTAGAGGAGAATTTCATATTAAATAAAGAAGAGATAGACAATGTAATAATAGTAGGAGATTGTACAGATATATGTATTTATCAATTAGCTATAAGCTTAAGAGCAGAGTTTAATAGAGTTAATAAAGATGGAGAGATATATGTACCAAAAAAACTTGTAGATACATTTGATATGCCTATGCATAAAGCTAATTTTATGAATTATGTATTTTTAAACTCTATGCTTGATAATGGTGTGAAGGTTATTGAGGATATTATTTTAGATTAG
- a CDS encoding AI-2E family transporter — MNNFFRNNKSYIKMVLVIIVSYLSIKLIDNIPSVMSAIHTILAVLLPFLLAFIIAYILNPIVNLFSKKFKLSRGISIVITYLIFVTSISLAATYLLPKLYTSLIELIDNIPAFTNYVQNLFTEIMASFKVPEGINSYLPHGDTNKLITFIGSMVTVLSNWLLDAAISLTSSIINWIFGFLISIYVLVDKDKFLAHSSKVTRIIFGKDLGNEILEFIKILNEKIGTYVGIKAIDSLIIGVLAFIGLTIMKSEYALLLSVVVGITNMIPYFGPFIGMVVGFFINVFISPMKAVIVLIYLFILQQFDAWYLDPKLIGNRVGLSPFLVILGVTLGGAIYGPIGMILGSPVMSVIRIYTLKLIKKFEYRAE, encoded by the coding sequence TTGAATAATTTTTTTAGAAACAATAAATCATATATAAAAATGGTATTAGTAATAATAGTATCTTATCTATCAATAAAGTTAATAGATAATATTCCTAGTGTTATGTCTGCTATTCATACAATTTTAGCAGTACTATTACCTTTTTTATTAGCATTTATTATTGCCTATATATTAAATCCAATTGTAAATTTATTTAGCAAAAAATTTAAATTATCAAGAGGAATTAGTATAGTAATAACTTACTTAATATTTGTAACATCAATTTCACTAGCAGCAACTTATTTATTACCTAAATTATATACAAGTTTAATTGAGTTAATAGATAATATACCTGCATTTACTAATTATGTACAAAACCTATTTACAGAAATAATGGCAAGTTTTAAAGTTCCTGAAGGAATAAACTCTTATTTACCTCATGGAGATACTAATAAACTAATAACATTTATTGGTTCTATGGTTACAGTGTTATCAAACTGGTTACTAGATGCTGCCATAAGCTTAACTAGTTCTATAATAAACTGGATATTTGGATTCTTAATTTCCATATATGTTTTAGTAGATAAAGATAAATTCTTAGCTCACAGTAGTAAAGTTACAAGAATCATTTTTGGTAAAGATCTTGGAAACGAAATATTAGAATTTATAAAGATACTTAATGAAAAAATAGGAACTTATGTTGGAATAAAAGCAATAGATTCCTTAATAATTGGTGTACTAGCCTTTATTGGATTAACAATAATGAAATCTGAGTATGCACTTTTATTATCAGTAGTAGTTGGTATAACTAATATGATTCCTTACTTTGGACCATTTATAGGTATGGTTGTAGGATTCTTTATAAATGTATTTATAAGCCCAATGAAAGCAGTTATTGTTTTAATATATCTTTTCATATTACAACAATTTGATGCTTGGTACTTAGATCCAAAACTTATAGGAAACAGAGTTGGTCTTAGCCCATTTTTAGTAATCCTTGGAGTTACCCTTGGAGGAGCTATCTATGGTCCTATAGGTATGATACTTGGAAGTCCAGTTATGTCAGTTATTAGAATCTATACTTTAAAATTAATTAAAAAATTTGAATATAGAGCAGAATAA
- a CDS encoding DeoR/GlpR family DNA-binding transcription regulator: MLSEKRHEIILNLLKLKGFVSLTELLEATESSESTIRRDLSYLESINLLKRVHGGAKSLANVSKELSYNEKSSKSIHEKRAIAKYAASLIEDGDCIFVDAGTTTYELIDYLEGKDILVVSNGLSHIDTLIQKNIKCYVIGGNIKISTKAITGCDALMCLSKFRFDKCFIGANGVHHTYGLTTPDTEEAILKECAINNSRKAYVLADDSKFGEISTIKFSDINKCVIITNEKPKDNTYDKKTDIKVVDI; encoded by the coding sequence ATGTTAAGTGAAAAAAGACATGAGATAATATTAAACTTATTAAAACTAAAGGGTTTTGTTAGCCTAACTGAATTGCTTGAAGCTACTGAAAGCTCTGAATCAACTATAAGAAGAGATTTAAGTTATTTAGAATCTATAAATCTATTAAAAAGAGTTCATGGTGGCGCTAAATCATTGGCTAATGTTTCAAAAGAATTAAGTTACAACGAGAAATCATCCAAAAGCATTCACGAAAAAAGAGCTATAGCAAAATATGCAGCTTCTTTAATAGAAGATGGCGATTGTATTTTTGTAGATGCAGGCACTACAACATATGAATTAATCGATTACTTAGAAGGAAAAGATATACTTGTTGTAAGTAATGGCTTATCTCATATAGATACATTAATCCAAAAAAATATTAAGTGCTATGTAATAGGTGGAAATATTAAAATTTCTACAAAAGCAATAACTGGATGTGATGCATTAATGTGTCTTTCAAAATTTAGATTCGATAAATGCTTTATTGGTGCTAATGGAGTTCATCATACCTATGGACTTACTACTCCAGATACTGAAGAAGCAATATTAAAAGAATGTGCAATAAATAATTCTAGAAAAGCTTATGTATTAGCTGACGACTCTAAATTTGGAGAGATTTCAACAATAAAATTCTCTGATATTAACAAATGTGTAATAATAACAAACGAAAAACCTAAAGATAATACATATGATAAAAAAACTGATATAAAGGTGGTTGATATTTAA
- the pfkB gene encoding 1-phosphofructokinase, giving the protein MIYTLTLNPSIDYVIDVENLELGKVNRTSKDFKFPGGKGINVSRILGNQKIDNIALGFLGGFTGKFIEDNLKALGVKTEFIKVKGDSRINVKIKSNKETEINGAGPMITSEELDSLFNRLDQLVEGDILVLAGSIPSTLPKDLYLQIQKRVSKKNVKVVVDTSGKALLEAIKNKPFLIKPNNHEIEEIFDVKINSEKELIKYGKDLVSLGAENVIISMAGDGALLINKDGVFKGNAPKGEVKNSVGAGDSLVGGFLAKYVETKDLIASFKNGIASGSASAFSLDLALAEDVNKLLPIIKIEKYEEV; this is encoded by the coding sequence ATGATTTATACTCTTACTCTTAATCCATCTATTGACTATGTAATAGATGTAGAAAACTTAGAGCTAGGAAAAGTAAACAGAACAAGTAAAGATTTTAAATTTCCTGGCGGAAAAGGAATTAATGTTTCAAGAATTTTAGGAAATCAAAAAATAGATAATATAGCCCTTGGATTCCTTGGTGGATTTACTGGTAAGTTTATTGAAGATAATCTAAAGGCTTTAGGGGTAAAAACAGAATTTATAAAAGTAAAAGGTGATTCAAGAATTAATGTAAAAATTAAATCTAACAAAGAAACAGAAATAAACGGAGCTGGTCCAATGATAACATCTGAAGAATTAGACTCACTGTTTAATAGATTGGATCAATTAGTAGAAGGCGATATATTAGTTCTTGCAGGTAGTATTCCATCTACTCTTCCTAAAGATTTATACCTTCAAATACAAAAGAGAGTTTCTAAGAAAAATGTAAAGGTTGTAGTTGATACTTCTGGAAAAGCTCTTTTAGAAGCTATAAAAAATAAACCTTTTTTAATAAAACCAAATAATCATGAAATTGAAGAAATATTTGATGTAAAAATAAATTCTGAGAAAGAACTTATTAAATACGGAAAAGATTTAGTTTCCCTTGGAGCAGAAAACGTAATAATCTCTATGGCTGGAGATGGTGCTCTATTAATAAATAAGGATGGTGTATTCAAAGGAAACGCACCTAAAGGAGAAGTTAAAAATTCTGTAGGAGCTGGCGACTCTTTAGTAGGAGGTTTCTTAGCAAAATATGTTGAAACTAAAGATTTAATTGCTTCCTTCAAAAATGGAATAGCCTCAGGAAGTGCTAGTGCATTTTCTCTAGATTTAGCTCTTGCTGAAGATGTCAATAAATTATTACCAATTATAAAAATTGAAAAATATGAGGAGGTTTAA
- a CDS encoding PTS fructose transporter subunit IIABC, with translation MKISQLLSLDTIKLNLAASNKNEVIDQLVDVLWDAGKLTDKNLYKEEILKRESLSSTGIGERIAIPHAKTKAVKNASLALGIYKYGVDYDSLDGEPVNIVFMIAAPAGANDEHLETLSRLSVLLMNPDFKNGLLNAKTPEEVISLLDKFEENEESDETQASNEAENNSNKKYILAVTACPTGIAHTYMAADSLNKTAKEMDVHIKVETNGSTGVKNRLTQEDIDKADGIIVAADKQVEMARFNGKKVVIVPVVQAMKRPQELINEALSGSAPVYSHSGDSSNQSSGKTERRGFYKHLMNGVSNMLPFVVGGGILIAISFMFGIHSAEINDPTFNPIAKLLKDIGGGNAFFLMIPVLAGFIGSSIADRPGFAPAMVGGLIAANSGSGFLGGLIAGFLGGYVVVLLKKIFSKLPQSLEGIKPVLLYPLFGILITGALMYLVIVGPVTALNNNIAIWLQNMGTGNLVLLGIVLGGMMAIDMGGPINKAAFTFGIAMIASGNYYPHAAIMAGGMVPPLATALATTFFKNKFTKDERDAGTTNYIMGLTFITEGAIPFAAADPFRVIPACVIGSAIAGGLSMVFKIGLPAPHGGIFVVPVVEGNPLLYLLSILVGSIVAALIIGFLKKPVNEINK, from the coding sequence ATGAAAATTTCTCAATTATTAAGTCTTGACACAATAAAACTTAACCTTGCTGCATCTAATAAAAATGAAGTTATAGATCAATTAGTTGATGTTTTATGGGATGCTGGAAAGTTAACTGATAAAAATCTTTATAAAGAAGAGATTTTAAAGAGAGAAAGTTTATCTTCTACTGGTATTGGCGAAAGAATAGCAATTCCTCATGCTAAAACAAAGGCAGTAAAAAATGCATCTTTAGCTCTTGGTATATACAAATACGGTGTAGATTATGATTCACTTGATGGTGAACCTGTTAATATAGTATTTATGATTGCTGCTCCAGCTGGAGCAAATGATGAGCATTTAGAAACTCTATCTAGACTTTCAGTACTTTTAATGAATCCTGATTTCAAAAATGGACTTTTAAATGCTAAAACACCAGAAGAAGTTATTTCTCTTCTTGATAAATTTGAAGAAAATGAAGAATCTGATGAAACTCAAGCTTCTAATGAAGCAGAAAATAATTCAAATAAGAAATATATCTTAGCTGTTACAGCATGTCCAACTGGTATTGCTCATACTTATATGGCTGCTGATTCACTTAACAAAACTGCTAAGGAAATGGATGTACATATAAAGGTTGAAACTAATGGTTCAACAGGAGTAAAAAATAGATTAACTCAAGAAGACATAGATAAGGCTGACGGTATAATAGTTGCAGCTGATAAACAAGTTGAAATGGCTAGATTCAATGGTAAAAAGGTCGTAATAGTTCCTGTAGTTCAAGCTATGAAAAGACCTCAAGAATTAATAAACGAAGCATTAAGTGGCTCTGCTCCAGTTTATTCTCATTCTGGAGATTCTTCTAATCAATCTTCTGGTAAGACTGAAAGAAGAGGATTTTATAAACACTTAATGAATGGTGTTTCAAATATGTTACCATTCGTTGTTGGTGGTGGTATATTAATAGCTATATCATTTATGTTTGGTATTCACTCAGCTGAAATAAATGATCCTACTTTTAATCCAATAGCTAAATTATTAAAAGATATTGGTGGGGGAAATGCTTTCTTCCTTATGATTCCTGTTCTTGCTGGATTCATTGGATCAAGTATAGCTGATAGACCTGGATTTGCACCTGCTATGGTTGGTGGTTTAATTGCTGCTAACAGTGGCTCTGGTTTCCTTGGTGGATTAATCGCTGGTTTCCTTGGTGGATATGTAGTTGTATTATTAAAGAAAATATTTAGTAAATTACCTCAATCATTAGAAGGTATTAAACCTGTTTTACTATATCCTCTATTTGGTATCTTAATAACTGGTGCCCTAATGTACTTAGTAATTGTTGGCCCTGTAACTGCTTTAAATAATAACATAGCAATATGGTTACAAAACATGGGAACTGGAAACTTAGTTCTTCTTGGAATAGTATTAGGTGGAATGATGGCTATAGATATGGGTGGTCCTATAAATAAGGCTGCATTTACTTTTGGTATAGCTATGATAGCTTCTGGAAACTACTATCCACATGCTGCTATAATGGCTGGTGGTATGGTACCTCCTTTAGCTACAGCTTTAGCAACTACTTTCTTCAAAAATAAATTTACTAAAGATGAAAGAGATGCTGGTACTACTAACTATATAATGGGATTAACTTTCATAACTGAAGGAGCTATTCCATTTGCTGCGGCTGACCCATTCAGAGTTATTCCTGCTTGTGTTATAGGTTCAGCTATAGCTGGAGGATTATCAATGGTATTTAAAATAGGTTTACCAGCTCCTCATGGTGGAATATTCGTAGTTCCAGTAGTTGAAGGAAATCCTCTTTTATATCTTCTATCAATATTAGTAGGCTCTATTGTAGCTGCTCTAATAATCGGCTTCTTAAAGAAACCTGTAAATGAAATAAATAAATAA
- a CDS encoding inorganic phosphate transporter: MSSTLAVTVVIILLTLAFDFINGFHDTATAVATSISTRALSPKAAIALCAVFNFVGAFLGTEVAKTVGDGIVDQNKIPLWVIAAVILGAIIWNLITWYFGIPSSSSHALIGSLIGGGIAYSHSINIVSWGTLFDEVILWLILSPIIGLIVGYIFMILLNWALRRCKPGPVNRIFSKLQVVSGALMALNHGGNDAQKSMGIITMALLSGGFLSTFEVPTWVIALCAIAMATGTSIGGQKIIKTMGSGVAKLNAVNGFAAQTGAAGVIGIATMFHAPVSTTHIITTTIMGVGASKNPKAVKWGVAKNIVWAWILTIPISACIAAIVVEIFKFVL, encoded by the coding sequence ATGTCTAGTACTTTAGCTGTAACAGTTGTTATTATTCTCTTAACATTAGCTTTCGATTTTATAAATGGATTTCATGATACTGCAACGGCAGTTGCTACATCAATTTCCACAAGAGCTCTTTCACCTAAGGCTGCCATAGCTTTATGTGCCGTATTTAACTTTGTTGGAGCATTTTTAGGAACTGAAGTTGCTAAAACTGTGGGAGATGGTATAGTAGATCAAAATAAAATACCTCTATGGGTTATTGCAGCAGTTATATTAGGAGCTATTATATGGAATCTTATTACTTGGTATTTTGGAATTCCAAGTAGTTCTTCTCATGCCTTAATAGGATCATTAATAGGTGGAGGAATAGCTTATTCACATTCAATAAACATAGTAAGTTGGGGAACTCTTTTTGATGAAGTAATTCTTTGGCTTATATTATCACCAATTATAGGTTTAATAGTTGGATACATATTTATGATTTTATTAAACTGGGCACTAAGAAGATGCAAACCAGGACCTGTAAATAGAATTTTCTCAAAATTACAAGTGGTTTCAGGAGCATTAATGGCTTTAAACCATGGTGGTAATGATGCTCAAAAATCAATGGGTATAATTACTATGGCACTTTTAAGTGGAGGATTTTTATCTACTTTTGAAGTACCAACTTGGGTTATAGCTTTATGTGCAATTGCAATGGCAACAGGAACTTCAATAGGTGGTCAAAAAATAATTAAAACAATGGGAAGTGGAGTTGCTAAATTAAACGCTGTTAATGGATTTGCAGCACAAACTGGGGCAGCTGGAGTTATAGGAATAGCTACTATGTTCCATGCACCTGTAAGTACAACTCACATAATAACAACTACCATAATGGGTGTTGGAGCTTCTAAAAATCCTAAAGCGGTTAAGTGGGGAGTTGCTAAGAATATAGTTTGGGCTTGGATATTAACAATCCCAATAAGCGCATGCATAGCTGCTATAGTAGTTGAAATATTTAAATTTGTATTATAG
- a CDS encoding DUF47 domain-containing protein, protein MFNLNPKDDKFYDMFIDEAKNVEKAAVILSEALGDLENKTSHVARVEELEHKGDEIVHRLIEELNNSFITPIDREDIFSITKRMDDILDSIESTMHRFTMFNINESKEGAKVLGSLIVDASRELVSLMEEFKHMKKKNKEITERVISINKIENKGDIFYRQMISELFAEDGKTPVLDIIKWREIYKFLEATLDSCEAVANIVEGVVMKYV, encoded by the coding sequence ATGTTTAATTTAAATCCTAAAGACGATAAATTTTATGATATGTTTATCGATGAAGCAAAAAATGTAGAAAAAGCAGCAGTAATATTAAGTGAAGCCTTAGGGGATCTTGAAAATAAAACAAGCCACGTGGCTAGAGTTGAAGAGTTAGAACATAAAGGAGATGAAATAGTTCATAGACTTATAGAAGAACTAAACAATTCTTTTATAACTCCTATTGATAGAGAAGATATATTTTCTATAACAAAAAGAATGGATGATATTTTAGATTCAATAGAAAGTACTATGCATAGATTCACTATGTTCAACATAAATGAATCTAAAGAAGGTGCTAAAGTTTTAGGAAGCTTAATAGTTGATGCATCAAGAGAATTAGTATCTCTAATGGAAGAATTTAAGCATATGAAAAAGAAAAATAAAGAAATTACAGAGAGAGTAATTTCAATAAATAAAATAGAAAACAAAGGAGATATTTTCTATAGACAAATGATATCAGAATTATTTGCTGAAGATGGAAAAACTCCAGTTCTTGATATAATAAAATGGAGAGAAATATATAAATTCTTAGAGGCAACTTTAGATAGTTGTGAGGCTGTAGCCAATATAGTTGAGGGAGTAGTGATGAAGTATGTCTAG
- a CDS encoding CDP-alcohol phosphatidyltransferase family protein: MLDTYGRKYVNPIIDLGANTLLKLRLTPNGVSIIALIIGVLSSVFLYFDKLILSVVFLWISGYLDSVDGAMARKKNLTSPFGTLLDITFDRIVELSIIFVLALKFQNSRLYLLILTMMILISMTIFLTVGALAQNNAMKSFRYQAGLAERSEGFICFSLMILLSSIKLNLVTNIFSLIIFITIIQRALEAKRLLK, encoded by the coding sequence ATGTTAGATACTTATGGAAGAAAGTATGTAAATCCAATAATAGATTTAGGTGCTAATACATTATTAAAGTTAAGATTAACACCAAATGGAGTTAGTATAATAGCTCTAATTATAGGAGTTTTAAGTTCTGTATTTCTTTATTTCGATAAATTGATTTTATCAGTAGTTTTTCTTTGGATATCAGGATACTTAGATTCTGTTGATGGTGCTATGGCAAGAAAAAAGAATTTAACTAGCCCTTTTGGAACACTTTTAGATATAACCTTTGATAGAATTGTTGAACTTAGCATAATATTTGTCTTAGCTTTAAAATTTCAAAATAGTAGATTATATCTTTTAATATTAACAATGATGATTTTAATATCTATGACCATATTTTTAACAGTAGGAGCCTTAGCTCAAAATAATGCTATGAAGTCTTTTAGATACCAAGCAGGACTTGCAGAAAGGTCAGAAGGATTTATTTGTTTTTCACTTATGATTTTACTATCATCTATAAAATTAAATTTAGTTACAAATATATTTTCCTTAATAATATTTATAACCATAATACAAAGAGCTTTAGAGGCTAAAAGGCTTTTAAAATAA
- a CDS encoding (Fe-S)-binding protein, translated as MTNKELKKNLEDCVNCGLCYKVCPMMNTFGESPKNILRDIDENKINYDEIAYSCMLCNACTEACPKDINLKEMFQNLRIKSYRENLKNTSKKFNLKVVQNHQKGSFSKFLTSKNNHKKIKRVFIPGCSLSGYNNEIIFKIKDYLIENLGEVEILLKCCGKPSKDIGNLELFESNLNDIENNLKIKEVDEIIVACENCYKTFGSAFKDIKVITLWEVINEFGVPKELKNKYSDLKEEFALHDPCPIKKEEQIHEAVRSILKDLGIKIVEFEKNRSKTECCGCGGMVGVTNKELWLSQKNKRANSTECENIVSYCESCVNTFKSSDKNALHILDFIFNEDVINGKAKSQKNISTINQWINRIKLANKVGKES; from the coding sequence ATGACAAATAAGGAACTAAAGAAAAATTTAGAGGATTGTGTTAATTGTGGTCTTTGCTACAAGGTGTGTCCAATGATGAATACTTTTGGAGAAAGTCCTAAAAATATATTAAGAGATATAGATGAGAATAAAATAAATTATGATGAAATTGCATATTCTTGTATGCTTTGCAATGCATGTACTGAAGCATGTCCAAAAGATATAAATTTAAAAGAGATGTTTCAAAATTTAAGAATAAAATCTTATAGAGAGAATTTAAAAAATACTAGCAAGAAATTTAATTTAAAGGTTGTTCAAAATCATCAAAAAGGTAGTTTTTCTAAGTTTTTAACATCAAAAAATAATCATAAGAAAATAAAGAGAGTGTTTATTCCAGGTTGTAGCTTAAGTGGATATAACAATGAAATTATTTTTAAAATAAAGGACTACTTAATAGAAAATTTAGGGGAAGTAGAGATACTTCTAAAATGTTGTGGAAAACCTTCAAAGGATATTGGAAACTTAGAATTATTTGAAAGCAATTTAAATGATATAGAGAATAATCTAAAAATCAAGGAAGTTGATGAAATAATAGTAGCCTGTGAAAATTGTTATAAGACTTTTGGATCAGCTTTTAAAGATATTAAAGTAATAACACTTTGGGAAGTTATAAATGAATTTGGAGTGCCAAAGGAACTAAAAAACAAATATTCAGATTTAAAAGAAGAATTTGCCTTGCATGATCCATGTCCTATAAAAAAAGAAGAACAAATTCACGAAGCTGTTAGAAGCATACTTAAAGATTTAGGAATTAAAATAGTAGAATTTGAGAAGAATAGAAGTAAAACTGAATGTTGTGGTTGTGGAGGAATGGTAGGAGTTACAAATAAGGAATTATGGCTAAGTCAAAAAAATAAAAGAGCTAATTCTACAGAATGTGAAAATATAGTTTCTTACTGTGAATCCTGCGTAAATACCTTTAAATCTTCAGATAAAAATGCATTACACATATTAGACTTTATTTTTAATGAGGATGTTATTAATGGCAAAGCTAAAAGTCAAAAGAATATAAGCACAATTAATCAATGGATAAATAGAATTAAATTAGCAAACAAAGTAGGAAAAGAGAGTTAA